CTCTTATGGAGTTATTCTGAACGGATCGGCAATCAATTTTCTGCCGAAAAGCCAGCCTCTGTCGCGCTTACATTATATCTTGTTTCAGCCAAGGAGAAAAAAAGAGTTTGGGCAGAAAGTATTGACAAGACCCAGCAATCACTGACCGACAATCTTCTCAATGCCAAAGAGCTTATCAAACTTGGCGGAAAGTGGGCGACCGCTGCTGAATTGGCCGAGGCCGGCATGCTGACAATTCTTAACGATTTCCCTTTGAAATCCCCGATAATCAAATAACGCCTCATATACAGATAGCGAGCCCGCGAGACCTTCGAGAAAGAGGCCTGTGATCTATACACCCCGCATGTAAACAGGCTGACGACGCAGTAGATGCGGTGGTCCTGAGTAGTTACCGGAAATCTTCCTTACGTATGCCCAACTGTTTCATCTTGCTGTACAGCCCTCTTGAGTGGATGCCTGCGATCTTTGCCGCCCGTCCGACCCGTCCCTCAGTTTCAGTAAGCACCTTTCTCAAATATATCCCTTCCACTTGTTCCAAGACAATTCTTTGAACCTCCGGCAGCGTTTTCCCTTCCCAAAAGGCCGAATCCCTGGCCATAGAGGCACTGAGCACTCCGGCCTGTTCTCCCCCCACATTGAATACACTTGGCAGATCATCTAAGGTTATGTGGTCACTCTTCGAGATCAGAATGGCGCGTTCAATTACATTCATCAACTCTCTGACATTGCCGGGCCAATCATAATTACAAAGAGCGGTCATGGCGGTTTTTGAAATATGGTGAATATCCTTGGCAATTCTAAATTTGTAATAGGTTAGAAAACGCCTGGCAAGCGTTGGGATATCCTCGCGCCGATCGCGCAAAGGCGGAATGGTCAGGGCCATGACGTTAAGCCTGAAATAAAGGTCTTTGCGAAAATTCCCGAGCTCAACCTCTTTTTCAAGTTCGCGATTGGTCGCCGCAATAACCCGCACATCAACCCAGATCGATTTTTCACCCCCCAGAGGTTTCACCTCATAATCCTGCAGTACCCGCAGCAGCTTTGTTTGCAAGTGCAGAGGCATTTCACCGATTTCATCCAGGAAAATTGTTCCACCGTGAGCCAGCTCAAAAGCGCCGCGACGCGATCGAGTGGCGCCGGTAAAAGCCCCGCTGGTGTGCCCGAAAAGTTCACTTTCCAGAAGTTGCTCGGGCAGCGCCGCAGTATTTAAAGCAATAAAAGGGCCGGAAGATCTGGGACTCTCTTCGTGTATAGCCTTGGCAAGATGCTCTTTGCCCACGCCGGTTTCACCAAGAAGTAAAATAATCGAATCGCTTGGTGCAACCAGCTGCACCTCGTTGATAAACATCTGCATGGTCTGACTTGAGGAGACAAAATCGCTGATTTTAG
The nucleotide sequence above comes from Desulfobulbaceae bacterium. Encoded proteins:
- a CDS encoding sigma 54-interacting transcriptional regulator; translated protein: MLTRLILAVENKELEDLIAKSFSYSDVQVECFGQKKSAWQNVVQSCGDIIVVSEASIPRPVDSSMALLNNLPEAPTTVVIHDFDSSEVHARLMAAGADVVIYSRGSSRNLIDTIQATLDSRIQLVKLDHLVRKKTTQPKISDFVSSSQTMQMFINEVQLVAPSDSIILLLGETGVGKEHLAKAIHEESPRSSGPFIALNTAALPEQLLESELFGHTSGAFTGATRSRRGAFELAHGGTIFLDEIGEMPLHLQTKLLRVLQDYEVKPLGGEKSIWVDVRVIAATNRELEKEVELGNFRKDLYFRLNVMALTIPPLRDRREDIPTLARRFLTYYKFRIAKDIHHISKTAMTALCNYDWPGNVRELMNVIERAILISKSDHITLDDLPSVFNVGGEQAGVLSASMARDSAFWEGKTLPEVQRIVLEQVEGIYLRKVLTETEGRVGRAAKIAGIHSRGLYSKMKQLGIRKEDFR